In [Mycobacterium] stephanolepidis, the genomic window CGCCGCAGACGGTTACAGCTTCGAGAAGGAAAAGCGCACCGCCGAGCAGATGGGCGCCTTCTACGCCGAGCTTCTCGACGCCTACCCGTTGGTGTCCATCGAGGACCCGCTCTCCGAGGACGACTGGGACGGATGGGTAGCACTGACCACGGCGATCGGTGACCGTGTTCAGCTGGTCGGCGACGATCTGTTCGTCACCAACCCCGAGCGCCTGGAAGAGGGCATCGAGCGGGGCGCCGCCAACGCCCTGCTGGTCAAGGTGAACCAGATCGGCACCCTTACCGAGACCCTGGACGCGGTGACACTGGCGCACAGCAGCGGCTACAAGACGATGATGAGCCACCGCAGTGGCGAGACCGAGGACACCACCATCGCGGACCTGGCGGTCGCGGTGGGCAGCGGTCAGATCAAGACCGGCGCCCCGGCGCGCAGCGAGCGGGTGGCCAAGTACAACCAGCTGCTGCGTATCGAGGAAACACTTGGGGACGCTGCCCGTTTTGCGGGAGACCTTGCCTTCCCGCGCTTCTCGATCGAGACGTCCGACTAGCGGACAAGCCGACGGGCTGAGGCCGAGCTATGGCTGATTCCAAACGCCGCCCCGCGTCCGGTAGGTCGCGGGGTCCGGCTCCGGCTGCCCGTAAACGGACGCCGGTGAAGCGGCCGGTGCAGAAGGTCGTCCGAGGCCCCGCCGGCAGCGGTCCGGCGGCTCCTGCCAAGGCTGCCAAGACGGGCGGGGCTACCGGCGCGGTGGCTGCCTCGATCGAACGCAGTGCCGAGCACCAGTCCGAGCAGCGCCTGGGGTCCACCGCACGCCGGGCCGCCGTCCTGGCCGCCGTGGTGTGTGCCCTGACCCTGACCGTGGCCGGTCCGGTGCGCACCTACTTCTCGCAACAGGCCGAACGGAACCAGCTTGCGGCGGCGGAGGCTCAGCTGCGGGACCAGATCGCCGGGCTCGAGGACAAGAAGCGTCGGCTGGCGGACCCGGCCTACATCGCCGCTCAGGCGCGTGAGCGCCTGGGGTTCGTGATGCCGGGTGAGGTGCCGTTCCAGGTGCAGTTGCCGAATACTCCCGTCGATGCCAAGCCGCAGGGCCAGGGGCCGGTGGACAACGGCAACCCGTGGTACACCAACCTGTGGCACAACATCGCCGACTCGCCCACGGCCATACCAGCCGCCCCGGTGCCGATCCCGTGATCTCCGACGACGATATCGCCGCGGTCACAAGGCAATTGGGTCGCGCGCCGCGAGGCATGCTGGAGGTCTCCTACCGTTGCCCCAACGGGGAACCCGCCGTCGTCAAGACCGCTCCGCGGCTACCCGACGGCACACCGTTTCCCACGCTCTACTACCTGACGCACCCGGCTCTTACGGCCGCGGCGAGCCGTCTGGAGTCCGGCGGGCTGATGCGCGATATGACCGATCGCCTTGCCTCCGATGAGGATCTGGCCGCCGCGTATCAGCGCGCCCATGAGAGCTACCTCGCCGAGCGTGACGCGATCGAGCCGCTCGGCACCACGGTGACCGCGGGCGGAATGCCCGACAGGGTGAAGTGTCTGCATGTGCTGATCGGACATTCACTTGCGGTGGGGCCGGGAGTCAATCCCTTGGGGGATGAGGCGATTCGAGAGCTGCTGGGCACCATGCCGGGCGTGCTGCCGGAGGTCTGGTGACAGCCCTTCGGGTTGGCGCCGTGGATTGCGGTACCAACTCGATCCGTCTGCTGGTCTCGGATGTCGACGACGCCGGACGGCTGACCGATGTGCACCGCGAGATGCGGATTGTGCGGCTGGGACAGGGTGTGGACGCGACGGGAGAGTTCGCCCCGGAGGCCATCGCGCGCACCCGGGTCGCGCTCGGGGCGTACACGGAATTGATGGGCTCCCTTGGGGTGCAGCGTGTGCGCATGGTGGCCACCTCGGCCGCGCGTGACGTCACGAACCGCGAGGCATTCTTTGCGATGACCGCTGAGTTGCTCGGATCCGTCGTCCCAGGGGCGGTGGCGGAGGTGATCACGGGCACCGAGGAGGCCGGGCTGTCGTTTGCCGGCGCGGTAGGCGAGTTGGACTCGGCGGCGGGACCATATGTCGTGGTGGACCTCGGCGGGGGATCGACCGAGACGGTGATCGGTGATGCCGACGGGGTGACGGCCAGTTTCTCGGCCGATATCGGATGCGTACGGCTCACCGAGCGGTGCCTGCATTCGGATCCGCCCACCGACGACGAGATCGAGGCCGCACGCGATGCGGTGCGTGCGCAGCTGGCCCGCACCTTCGAGGTGGTGCCGGTTCAGGGCGCGCGAACCTGGGTGGGGGTCGCGGGCACCTTCACCACGCTGGCGGCGCTGGCGCACCGGCTGGACGCCTACGATCCCGCGGCGATCCATCTGTCGCGGGTGCCGTTGGGGCGTCTGTCCGAGGTGACGTCCGAGTTGATCGCGATGCCGCGCGCACAGCGGGCCGCCCTGGGGCCGATGCATGAGGGACGCGTCGACGTCATCGGTGGTGGATCGATCGTCGTGCAGGAACTGGCGCGAGAGTTTTCCGCCCGCGCCGGCATCACCGAGCTGGTAGTCAGCGAGCACGACATCCTCGACGGCATCGCAATGTCCTTGCGCAGGTAACTGGGCCTTAACACGCAACCGTGTGACCTGCGTAACAGTTGACAATGTACCCCTTCCTCCAGTTGACAAGTTGATCAAATCAACTGACAGTTGATATATCAACACAGACCGATAGCGGGCAGTTGAAGTCTCATAAACGGTCAGTTGAGGAGGCGCAGCGTCGCGCACGAGCCCGGATCAGCAACGTTTGATTAGGTGCGGAAGGTTTGGATATCTCATGTCCGGATTGATGTCGAAGGCCGAAGTACGCGAAATTGGGGTTTCGGAAACAGGTTTCGTGCGACGGCCCGACCCGGACGGTGCCGCGGTCGCCTACCGGACATATGGGCGTGCGCGGCCCGGTGTCGCCGACGTGGTGTTGGTGCACGGCAGCCTGCAGAACTCGACCGTGTGGTCCAAGCACGGCTACATCGCGCAGCTCTCTCAGCAGTACCGGGTGACCACCATCGACGTGCGTGGGCACGGCGCCAGCGAGAAGCCCGATCATCCCGGCGGATACGCCATCGCCTCGTCGGCACGGGATGTCTGCGCGGTCATGGACCATCTGGGCATTCATCGGACGCACTACATCGGCTACTCGCTGGGCGGGCGTATCGGGCTCACCCTTGCCGCCACCGCTCCCGAGCGGCTCACCTCACTGGTGGTGGCGGGGTCCTCGCACCGGCCACAGTGTGGTGCGGTGGACGTTTTGATCTTCCCCAACGCCGTTCGCGTGGTGGAGGAGTCCGGTCTGGAGGCGTTCGTCGACGGCTGGGAGGCACACCGCGGTCGGCAGATGGGCTCGGGATTCCGGGCGACCATCGAGGCCCTGGGCCAGCGTGGCCTGGCGGCCCTGCTGCGGCAGTGGGATGCCGAGCCGGGTGTCGCCGAGGACGCCTTGCTCCAAATCGAGACGCCCACACTGTTTTTCGCCGGGTCCGAAGACCCCATGCGACTGGCCGAGTCCCGGGAGGCGGCCGTCCGGATGCCGTGTGCCTACTTCGCCCTGCTGGACGGCTGCAACCACGGGCAGACGGTGACGATGCGCGAGCGCATTCTGGATCGCGCCGAGGCGTTCTTCCGGCTGTCTGAGTTCTCCGATATCGAGAAGCTGCGGGTGGCCGGGTGACCGGAGATTCCGGGCCGCGCCCGAGCCTGGCGACGCTTGCCCGCATCGGTGTGCTCGGCGGCATGTCGGGCGGGCTGCTGGGCGGTGGCACCGGGGTGATCACCGTGCCCTCGCTGGCTCGGGCGACCACGTTGAGCCGGGCCGTCATTCACGGCACCTCGACGCTGCCGAACGTCTCTGCTGTGATCGCGGGCAGCACCGTCTACGCGCTGCACGGGGCGAAGGTGGATCTGGTGGCGGGCGCCGGACTGATGGCGGGCGGCGTGATCGGCGCGGTGGTGGGGGCCAAGCTGGTGTCTCGCATCCCCGAGTGGATCCTCAAGGCGCTGTTCGTCTTTGTGCTGCTGGCCACCGCGCTCAAACTGCTGCTCAGTGCCGCCGGCATCGACCCCTCGGCGGGTGAGGCGCTGCTTCCCGATGCTGTGCTCGCCCATGTGCCATCGGTCATCGCTATCGGTGCTGTCGTTGGTTTCCTGGTCGGCGCGTGGTCGGCCGCACTGGGTCTTGGCGGTGGGCTGCTGACGGTTCCGGCGATGCTGGGGCTGTTCGGTTCCGATCTGCACGTGGCAGAGGGCACCTCGTTGATGGTGATGCTGCCCAACGCGCTGGTCGCTGCGACCACATATCTGCGTCAGGGTACCGCTGATGCTCCGATCGGCTTCCGGCTGGCGGCATTCGCGTTGCCGGGCACCGTCATCGGGGCGCTGTTGGCGCTCGCCCTGAACGCGCGCTGGCTGGCGCTGGTGTTCGGGTCTTATCTGGTGTTCATCGCCGTGCGCGAGATCGTGCGGGTGTTTACGAACTCGCCTGCCCGTACGACGAAGAAACCAAGTCCGGCGCCGGCGTCGCAGGCGTGTGTTGGCGGTTGATCTTCTGCAGCTCCCGGGCGACGTCCAGGAGCCAGCTCAGTTCTTCCTTGCGGTTGGCGCCCGTACGTTCGCCGATGATCTTGGTGCCGGAGGTCTTGTCGTGCTGCGGTGCGGTGCGCTGTTGTTCGATGGCCGAATGAATCTGGCGCGCCGCTGATGTGGTGGACGCGTCTTCGGTGAGGTAGGGGCCGATGGCGCTCAGGCCGTCGCGAATCTCGACGATTCTGCGGTAGAGCCGGTAGTTGTGATCACCGATGGCGGCCTGCGGCGGTGCCAGTGCGATCTGGGCGTTGCCCTCATACAGCGCGGTCCACAGCGGTTCGAGTTGACGGTGCTGCCGGTAGGCCTGGATGCGTTGGCGTGCCGAGGCGACCAGCTGTGAGAAGGACGGTCCGGCAAGGCCTACCACGATGAGGATCTGCCCGATGGTGGCGGCCAGCGGGGCCAGACGCTGCCAGGAGTAGCTGTCGTTGGTGATCATGCCGTAGATGGCCGAGTGTGCCCGCATGATGCAGAACAACAGGCACATGGCGGCTCCTGCCGCGGTGAGCAGCATGCTGCGTCGCAGCCACGCCACATCGTGAAAACGGGCGTACTGCAGGCATTTGACGGTGATCAGGAGTGCGCCCAGGCCGTAGGTGATCAGATAGATCAGCATGTAGAGCACCCAGGCCGGCTTGTTGCCGTGTGAGGCGTAGAAGTCCTGTGGCAGTTCGGAAGTCGGTGCCACAAACCAGCAGAGAACCAGCGCGGCGCCGATGGCTACTGCCATGCCGACCCAGAGCCGTGCGCGCTGCACCGCACGTGGACCGGATTCACCCCAGAAGGTGATGACCGTGAGAACGCATGCGGTCCACGCCATGCCGCCCGAGAGGTTCAAGACGAGCCGGCCCATGTTGTGCACGCCGACCAAGTTGTCGAACTTCTCGTACAGGGGTGGAGTCGCCAACGTGACGGCAATCCCCTTGAAGAGGAATGACAGCAACAGTGCCACCGACGCGGGTGGACGGACCCGGGAACGCAGCATCGCGGCGGCAACCACGACCACTGCACCAAAGCTGAAGACGGCCGCTATCGAATACGCCGCGGCGGAGTCTTCAAAAACTGAGGTCACGGTGCCGCCGGTGAGCCTTCCAGCACGAGTGATGCCAGGATGCGCCGGAGGTTGGCGTTCGTGACGGGGATGGGGCGGTGGCTGTCGGGACTGACGCGCTGCCCCATCATGGAGGCGAGCATTTCTGCCTCGACCTCCTGGTCGTCGAGATAGGTCTCGCGACACAGGACTTCGGCCAGTTCGCGCTTGCTTGAACTGGTGTGTCCACACATCACATGGCTCAGCTCGTGCAGGATGATGTGCTCGCGATGCATGGTGGTGGTATCGCTGTCGTACACCACGTAATCGGTGGCATCGGTGCGGACCAGCAGGCCGTGCACTCCGCTGCCGGAGAGCGCGTAGGGCACCAACTGGATATCGCGCTCGCTGAGTTCACTGGCGCGGGCGCGGATGTCCTCGACCGTAGTGAGCGTGTCCAGGCCCAGATCCGCCAGCTTGCGGGTGCACTGCTTGTGGATGGCCTGAAGTTCGCGAGTCGATCGTAGATCGGTTGTGACACAACGCATCTTCGGCATGATTACTGCCCGTTGCTGACCGAGTTGTCCACCGTCGGCAGGCCCTGCAACGCGCGCACGTGATCGAGTACCGCGGCGACTGTTTCCAGGCTCTGCTTGTTCAGACCGATCGCGCGCAACGCGATCAGCTCCACCTCGTCCCGCGTGGTCTCATCCAGCGCACCCAGACGCTCGTCGAGCGAGTAGGTGCGCTCGGGGTCGATGAGCACCGAGAGCGGAACGCGGAAGAAATCGGCCAGCGCGCCGAGCAGGTCGATGGCGGGACGGGCGCGCTTACCGGTGCGCAGCGCCGAGAGGTAGGCACCGCCGACCTTGATGCCGGGGTGAGCCTTCTTGATGCCGTTGGCGACCTCATCATTGGTCCACATCCGGCCGTCGGGACGACGATGCGACTGGAAGAGCGCATTGATGCGATCAGCAAGGTTCGCGTCGGCGGCTTTGGCGTCCTGAAGGGACACCTGCGGCGGGCTCGTAGTGGCCATCTACTAAGTCAAACACCGATGCCGCGCGCCCTCAACGTGAGGGGGCAGACTCCCAGTGTGATTCAACGCACAGTTGAGGCCGGATTTAGTGGTAGGTGTCCGTGAGGTATTCCGCGCGGCATGCGCCGCGGGCCAGCTTTCCGCTGGTGGTGCGGGGTATCGCGCCGGCGGCGACCAACC contains:
- a CDS encoding alpha/beta fold hydrolase, which codes for MSGLMSKAEVREIGVSETGFVRRPDPDGAAVAYRTYGRARPGVADVVLVHGSLQNSTVWSKHGYIAQLSQQYRVTTIDVRGHGASEKPDHPGGYAIASSARDVCAVMDHLGIHRTHYIGYSLGGRIGLTLAATAPERLTSLVVAGSSHRPQCGAVDVLIFPNAVRVVEESGLEAFVDGWEAHRGRQMGSGFRATIEALGQRGLAALLRQWDAEPGVAEDALLQIETPTLFFAGSEDPMRLAESREAAVRMPCAYFALLDGCNHGQTVTMRERILDRAEAFFRLSEFSDIEKLRVAG
- a CDS encoding Ppx/GppA phosphatase family protein, encoding MTALRVGAVDCGTNSIRLLVSDVDDAGRLTDVHREMRIVRLGQGVDATGEFAPEAIARTRVALGAYTELMGSLGVQRVRMVATSAARDVTNREAFFAMTAELLGSVVPGAVAEVITGTEEAGLSFAGAVGELDSAAGPYVVVDLGGGSTETVIGDADGVTASFSADIGCVRLTERCLHSDPPTDDEIEAARDAVRAQLARTFEVVPVQGARTWVGVAGTFTTLAALAHRLDAYDPAAIHLSRVPLGRLSEVTSELIAMPRAQRAALGPMHEGRVDVIGGGSIVVQELAREFSARAGITELVVSEHDILDGIAMSLRR
- a CDS encoding ImmA/IrrE family metallo-endopeptidase; translation: MPKMRCVTTDLRSTRELQAIHKQCTRKLADLGLDTLTTVEDIRARASELSERDIQLVPYALSGSGVHGLLVRTDATDYVVYDSDTTTMHREHIILHELSHVMCGHTSSSKRELAEVLCRETYLDDQEVEAEMLASMMGQRVSPDSHRPIPVTNANLRRILASLVLEGSPAAP
- a CDS encoding MAB_1171c family putative transporter, translated to MTSVFEDSAAAYSIAAVFSFGAVVVVAAAMLRSRVRPPASVALLLSFLFKGIAVTLATPPLYEKFDNLVGVHNMGRLVLNLSGGMAWTACVLTVITFWGESGPRAVQRARLWVGMAVAIGAALVLCWFVAPTSELPQDFYASHGNKPAWVLYMLIYLITYGLGALLITVKCLQYARFHDVAWLRRSMLLTAAGAAMCLLFCIMRAHSAIYGMITNDSYSWQRLAPLAATIGQILIVVGLAGPSFSQLVASARQRIQAYRQHRQLEPLWTALYEGNAQIALAPPQAAIGDHNYRLYRRIVEIRDGLSAIGPYLTEDASTTSAARQIHSAIEQQRTAPQHDKTSGTKIIGERTGANRKEELSWLLDVARELQKINRQHTPATPAPDLVSSSYGQASS
- a CDS encoding DUF501 domain-containing protein; this translates as MISDDDIAAVTRQLGRAPRGMLEVSYRCPNGEPAVVKTAPRLPDGTPFPTLYYLTHPALTAAASRLESGGLMRDMTDRLASDEDLAAAYQRAHESYLAERDAIEPLGTTVTAGGMPDRVKCLHVLIGHSLAVGPGVNPLGDEAIRELLGTMPGVLPEVW
- a CDS encoding transcriptional regulator, with the translated sequence MATTSPPQVSLQDAKAADANLADRINALFQSHRRPDGRMWTNDEVANGIKKAHPGIKVGGAYLSALRTGKRARPAIDLLGALADFFRVPLSVLIDPERTYSLDERLGALDETTRDEVELIALRAIGLNKQSLETVAAVLDHVRALQGLPTVDNSVSNGQ
- a CDS encoding FtsB family cell division protein, which encodes MQKVVRGPAGSGPAAPAKAAKTGGATGAVAASIERSAEHQSEQRLGSTARRAAVLAAVVCALTLTVAGPVRTYFSQQAERNQLAAAEAQLRDQIAGLEDKKRRLADPAYIAAQARERLGFVMPGEVPFQVQLPNTPVDAKPQGQGPVDNGNPWYTNLWHNIADSPTAIPAAPVPIP
- a CDS encoding sulfite exporter TauE/SafE family protein, producing MTGDSGPRPSLATLARIGVLGGMSGGLLGGGTGVITVPSLARATTLSRAVIHGTSTLPNVSAVIAGSTVYALHGAKVDLVAGAGLMAGGVIGAVVGAKLVSRIPEWILKALFVFVLLATALKLLLSAAGIDPSAGEALLPDAVLAHVPSVIAIGAVVGFLVGAWSAALGLGGGLLTVPAMLGLFGSDLHVAEGTSLMVMLPNALVAATTYLRQGTADAPIGFRLAAFALPGTVIGALLALALNARWLALVFGSYLVFIAVREIVRVFTNSPARTTKKPSPAPASQACVGG